A genome region from Streptomyces antimycoticus includes the following:
- a CDS encoding putative leader peptide: MSTSALLTTRGHIDLLRVASAACPGLR, encoded by the coding sequence ATGTCTACGTCAGCCCTGCTCACCACGCGCGGTCATATCGACCTGCTGCGGGTGGCGTCCGCCGCGTGTCCCGGCCTCCGCTGA
- a CDS encoding ABC transporter permease: MSPVLEPVVPLSARRRPVPRWLRRTTGPLLLLVLWQVSSATAVLPSDILASPGTIAGTASDLLQDGTLPHAMLVSVQRVLIGLLIGGVVGVALALISGLSRLGEDLVDASVQMLRSIPWVGMIPLFIIWMGIGEAPKIALIALGVTFHLYLNVYAGIRGVDAQLIEAGTALGLGRWGLIRHVVLPGALPGAMTGLRYSLATAWLALVFGETINADDGIGFLLNRAREFFQTDVIVVCLIVYAALGLLADFIVRTLERLLLQWRPNFTGK; encoded by the coding sequence ATGTCCCCGGTTCTCGAACCGGTCGTGCCGCTTTCCGCGCGCCGCCGCCCCGTGCCGCGCTGGCTGCGCCGCACGACCGGACCCCTTCTGCTGCTGGTGCTCTGGCAAGTGTCCAGCGCCACCGCTGTGTTGCCCTCCGACATCCTGGCCTCGCCCGGCACCATCGCCGGTACCGCCTCCGACCTGCTCCAGGACGGCACCCTCCCGCACGCCATGCTGGTGTCGGTGCAGCGGGTGCTGATCGGGCTGCTGATCGGCGGGGTGGTCGGTGTCGCGCTCGCGCTGATCTCCGGGCTCTCCCGGCTCGGCGAGGACCTCGTCGACGCGAGTGTGCAGATGCTGCGCAGCATCCCCTGGGTCGGCATGATCCCGCTGTTCATCATCTGGATGGGCATCGGCGAGGCCCCGAAGATCGCGCTCATCGCACTGGGCGTCACCTTCCATCTCTATCTGAACGTCTACGCGGGAATCCGCGGCGTGGACGCCCAGCTCATCGAGGCCGGGACCGCCCTGGGGCTCGGCCGCTGGGGGCTGATCCGCCATGTGGTGCTGCCCGGGGCGCTCCCCGGCGCGATGACCGGCCTGCGCTACTCGCTCGCCACCGCCTGGCTGGCGCTGGTCTTCGGCGAGACCATCAACGCCGATGACGGGATCGGCTTTCTGCTCAACCGCGCGCGGGAGTTCTTCCAGACCGATGTGATCGTGGTCTGCCTGATCGTCTACGCCGCCCTCGGCCTGCTCGCCGATTTCATCGTCCGCACTCTGGAGAGGCTGCTGCTGCAATGGCGACCGAACTTCACCGGCAAGTGA
- a CDS encoding ABC transporter ATP-binding protein, with translation MATELHRQVSSLEKELEKEKVADEVGEAAVRVRSLTRSFDGRAVIDNLQLDVEAGEFVALLGRSGCGKSTLLRVLAGLDREIEGEVLVPRRKAVAFQAPRLMPWKRVWRNVLLGLPGRPGRAVAERALTEVGLGHRFDAWPKTLSGGEAQRASLARALVREPDLLLLDEPFGALDALTRITAQQLVAELWQRRGCAVLLVTHDVEEALLLADRVLVMDGGVIAHQLRVDRDRPRDIADPLLAELRTELLDRLGVKAPEPTVHKVA, from the coding sequence ATGGCGACCGAACTTCACCGGCAAGTGAGCTCCCTGGAAAAGGAGTTGGAGAAGGAGAAGGTGGCGGACGAGGTCGGCGAGGCGGCGGTGCGCGTTCGCTCGCTGACCCGCTCGTTCGACGGCCGCGCGGTCATCGACAACCTCCAACTCGACGTCGAAGCGGGCGAGTTCGTGGCACTGCTCGGCCGCAGCGGCTGCGGCAAGTCCACGCTGCTGCGGGTGCTCGCCGGGCTCGACCGGGAGATCGAGGGCGAGGTGCTGGTGCCGCGCCGCAAGGCCGTCGCCTTCCAGGCGCCGCGGCTGATGCCCTGGAAGCGGGTCTGGCGCAATGTGCTGCTCGGGCTGCCCGGCCGCCCGGGGCGGGCCGTGGCCGAGCGGGCGCTGACCGAAGTCGGCCTCGGCCACCGCTTCGACGCCTGGCCCAAGACCCTCTCCGGCGGTGAGGCCCAGCGCGCCTCGCTCGCCCGTGCGCTGGTGCGCGAGCCCGATCTGCTGCTGCTGGACGAGCCGTTCGGCGCACTGGACGCACTCACCCGGATCACCGCCCAGCAGCTGGTCGCCGAGTTGTGGCAGCGGCGCGGCTGCGCGGTGCTGCTGGTCACGCATGACGTGGAGGAGGCGCTGCTGCTCGCCGATCGCGTCCTGGTGATGGACGGGGGCGTCATCGCGCATCAGCTCCGGGTGGACCGGGACCGGCCGCGCGACATCGCCGATCCGCTCCTCGCCGAGCTGCGTACCGAGCTTCTGGACCGGCTGGGTGTGAAGGCCCCCGAGCCGACCGTCCACAAGGTCGCCTGA
- a CDS encoding ATP-binding protein, which translates to MHTATAQRTATPPSALRATLECRPEAASHARHLTGTFLESLHPAPDQGAAEAVVLVVSELVTNAVRHSGGRFCSLRLSAQPDAIAIAVGDASRVPPHRRTPDVRGEGGGFGWAMICDMATATTVNEEPGGKTVNAIVARHGRARVHATAPTPS; encoded by the coding sequence ATGCACACCGCCACGGCCCAGCGGACGGCTACCCCGCCGTCCGCACTCCGGGCGACCCTGGAGTGCCGCCCCGAAGCGGCCTCGCACGCACGGCATCTCACCGGCACCTTCCTGGAAAGCCTGCATCCGGCCCCCGATCAGGGCGCCGCCGAGGCGGTGGTGCTGGTCGTCTCGGAGCTTGTCACCAATGCCGTACGGCACTCGGGCGGCCGGTTCTGTTCGCTGCGCCTGTCGGCCCAGCCCGACGCCATCGCCATCGCCGTGGGTGATGCCAGCCGCGTACCACCCCACCGGCGCACTCCGGATGTCCGCGGAGAGGGCGGCGGATTCGGCTGGGCGATGATCTGCGACATGGCCACGGCCACGACCGTGAACGAGGAGCCGGGCGGCAAGACCGTGAACGCGATCGTCGCCCGGCATGGGCGGGCAAGGGTGCATGCCACTGCCCCGACACCGAGTTGA